In the Plectropomus leopardus isolate mb chromosome 5, YSFRI_Pleo_2.0, whole genome shotgun sequence genome, one interval contains:
- the LOC121943228 gene encoding neuronal acetylcholine receptor subunit alpha-9-like, translating to MKRWRVQTLFRLLLFVSILPTCWCAQGKFAQKLLNDLFTDYTSALRPVEDTNKILNVTLQVTLSQIIDMDERNQILTAYLWIRQVWVDAHLNWNKDDYDGLDTIRIPSSYVWRPDIVLYNNADDHFTGPMDTNVVIRHDGQIMWDSPAITKSSCKVDVSFFPFDAQQCRFTYGSWTYNGNQLDILNAMESADLADLVENVEWEVLGMPAKKNIILYGCCADPYPDVTYTLKLKRRASFYVFNLLIPCVMISFLAPLGFYLPADSGEKVSLGVTVMLALTVFQLLVAEIMPPSENVPLIGKYYIATMTMITASTALTIFIMNIHHCGPDAKPVPKWAKKVILQYMARMCFVYEVGENCLSPQPEKQEPPPVKNTNCTMNGQVGPGREDCVFKMERGQETVGCIPAEERDDTNQMMSPGGSIGRNPTNNFSTWKNGVFMSMDCGDIGCQRRCRKGGVSDGDRGDREVSCSSQSNEKQLLRNIEYIANCYRDQRATQKRTGEWKKVAKVLDRFFMWIFFIMVFLMSLLIMGKAI from the exons ATGAAACGATGGAGAGTCCAAACTTTATTTCGCTTGCTTCTGTTTGTCAGTATATTGCCAA CCTGTTGGTGTGCTCAGGGAAAATTCGCTCAGAAGCTCCTGAATGATTTATTCACCGACTACACCAGTGCACTGAGGCCTGTGgaggacacaaacaaaatactgaatGTGACCCTGCAGGTTACACTGTCACAAATTATCGACATG GATGAGCGAAACCAAATTTTGACTGCATATTTGTGGATACGGCAAGTGTGGGTTGATGCACACCTAAATTGGAATAAAGATGATTACGACGGACTCGATACCATCCGCATACCTAGTAGTTATGTATGGAGACCTGATATAGTCCTATATAACAA tgctgaTGATCATTTCACCGGTCCCATGGACACCAATGTGGTGATTCGGCATGATGGCCAAATAATGTGGGATTCCCCTGCAATCACAAAGAGCTCCTGCAAAGTGGACGTGTCCTTCTTCCCCTTCGACGCTCAGCAGTGCAGGTTCACATACGGCTCCTGGACTTATAATGGTAACCAGCTGGACATTCTGAACGCCATGGAGAGTGCTGACCTGGCCGATCTGGTGGAGAATGTGGAGTGGGAAGTGCTGGGTATGCCGGCTAAGAAGAATATTATTCTGTATGGCTGCTGCGCTGATCCCTATCCCGATGTGACCTACACACTTAAATTGAAGAGAAGAGCGTCCTTTTATGTCTTCAACTTGCTCATACCATGTGTGATGATCTCTTTCCTGGCTCCACTGGGCTTCTACTTGCCCGCAGACTCTGGAGAGAAGGTCTCTTTGGGTGTCACTGTGATGTTGGCACTCACTGTCTTTCAGCTGTTGGTTGCAGAGATCATGCCACCCTCAGAGAATGTGCCACTTATTG GAAAGTATTACATTGCTACGATGACCATGATCACAGCCTCCACTGCTTTGACCATCTTCATCATGAACATACACCACTGTGGCCCTGATGCTAAACCCGTTCCCAAGTGGGCCAAGAAAGTAATTCTGCAGTACATGGCCAGGATGTGCTTTGTGTATGAAGTTGGGGAGAACTGCTTGTCACCACAGCCGGAGAAACAGGAACCCCCACCTGTAAAGAACACCAACTGCACCATGAACGGTCAGGTAGGACCAGGCAGAGAGGACTGTGTCTTCAAAATGGAGAGGGGACAAGAGACAGTGGGCTGCATTCCCGCAGAGGAGAGGGACGACACTAATCAGATGATGAGCCCAGGAGGCTCAATTGGGAGGAATCCCACCAACAACTTCAGCACTTGGAAGAATGGCGTTTTCATGAGCATGGACTGTGGAGATATAGGGTGTCAGAGGAGATGCAGGAAGGGAGGTGTGAGTGATGGGGACAGAGGAGACAGGGAGGTTTCCTGCAGCAGTCAAAGCAATGAGAAGCAGCTACTGCGTAACATTGAGTACATAGCCAACTGTTACAGAGATCAGAGGGCCACACAGAAAAGGACTGGGGAGTGGAAGAAAGTAGCCAAAGTTTTAGACCGTTTCTTCATGTGGATATTTTTCATAATGGTGTTTTTAATGAGTCTCCTTATCATGGGCAAAGCCATCTAA
- the LOC121943789 gene encoding post-GPI attachment to proteins factor 2-like, producing MLQGSSILGHERPLVIRVSFTSFVVVTVCLPLLGLITCVFISSVFHYEDSTGTHCQVPNYLPSISASISLSPECHIWRFCIGLHSAPRLLVAFTYFKFYKTRFASRFPESSLSCFNLAFSICENLGLLLLTYVSSSETYFVHKEGFVLFIVSSIIYMLITCRLWKTIKKYSLNPEDAKSHHWKVRFLLLNISFCAFAGFFYWKHNMYCESGSYTLFALFEYLVVFSNMAFHLTAVWDFKSRDVMVISSPEDKDF from the exons ATGCTACAGGGGTCAAGTATCTTGGGGCACGAGAGGCCCCTGGTCATCAGGGTATCATTCACTAGCTTTGTTGTGGTCACTGTGTGCCTCCCACTGCTTGGACTAATAACCTGTGTCTTCATATCCTCTGTTTTTCATTATGAAGACTCGACTGGTACACATTGCCAG GTTCCTAATTACCTGCCATCTATCAGTGCCTCAATAAGTCTCAGTCCTGAATGCCACATATGGCGGTTCTGTATTGGACTGCACTCAGCGCCAAGGCTCCTGGTGGCATTTACATACTTTAAATTTTACAAGACACGCTTTGCCTCAAGGTTTCCTGAGAGTTCACTCAGCTGCTTCAACCTGGCCTTTTCTATTTGTGAAAACCTCGGCCTCTTGCTCCTTACATATGTATCATCCAGTGAAACATACT TTGTACATAAGGAAGGTTTTGTGCTCTTCATAGTCAGTTCCATTATCTACATGCTGATAACCTGCCGTTTGTGGAAGACTATCAAGAAGTATTCATTAAATCCTGAG GATGCCAAGTCTCACCACTGGAAAGTACGCTTCTTACTTCTTAACATATCCTTTTGTGCTTTTGCTGGATTCTTTTATTGGAAGCACAACATGTACTGTGAATCAGGGA GTTACACATTATTTGCCCTGTTTGAGTATCTGGTGGTTTTCTCCAACATGGCCTTCCATCTGACCGCAGTGTGGGACTTTAAGAGCCGAGATGTGATGGTCATTTCATCCCCCGAAGATAAAGATTTCTGA
- the LOC121943469 gene encoding olfactory receptor 52N5-like, translating into MTSDILKIQGFDISPEFTYPLFFLLLFVYFTLLFSNIGVLVLIVTEKSLHQPMYILFCNLSVNDLIGNTVLLPQLMAHIISTERLITYNQCVVQAFHSHTFGSASHMILMIGLTVRLSRCRSVVQNAYCDNASLFKLSCEDVSINNIYGLFFTVLLFSCSMGGIAVTYFRIALICWVKKNNELKNKALQTCASHLVLYLIMLWSGFLTIILHRFPNYPDLRKIAYILFHVIPANLNPIIYGMQTKSLRDKIIQILQRKVTPT; encoded by the exons ATGACAAGTGATATCCTAAAGATCCAAGGCTTTGACATCTCTCCAGAGTTCACATACCCTCTGTTTTTCttactgctgtttgtttatttcaccCTGCTGTTTTCTAACATTGGAGTTCTTGTGCTCATTGTCACTGAGAAGAGTTTGCATCAGCCCATGTACATTCTTTTCTGTAATCTGTCTGTCAATGATCTAATAGGTAACACAGTCCTGCTGCCTCAACTGATGGCTCACATCATCTCAACAGAACGGCTCATCACCTACAACCAGTGTGTGGTTCAGGCGTTTCACAGCCACACATTCGGATCAGCCTCACATATGATACTCA TGATCGGTCTCACTGTGAGACTGTCCCGTTGCAGATCAGTTGTACAAAACGCCTACTGTGACAACGCATCACTGTTCAAGCTCTCCTGTGAGGATGTGTCCATCAACAACATCTATGGGCTCTTTTTTACTGTGCTGCTGTTCAGCTGCTCAATGGGAGGCATTGCTGTCACCTATTTCAGAATAGCTCTTATCTGCTGGGTGAAGAAAAACAACGAGTTGAAAAACAAAGCACTTCAAACCTGCGCCAGCCACCTCGTTCTTTATCTCATCATGCTCTGGTCAGGGTTTTTAACAATCATACTGCATCGTTTCCCAAATTACCCAGACTTGAGGAAAattgcatatattttatttcatgtgatCCCTGCTAATTTGAATCCAATCATTTATGGGATGCAGACAAAGTCATTACGTGATAAAATTATCCAAATACTGCAAAGAAAAGTGACTCCAACCTGA
- the LOC121943734 gene encoding olfactory receptor 52B2-like — MDNKSFGFSYELSLNPFVIPAGGKYPIFFFGIAIYFLAIFCNLTLLTVIILKRNLHKPMYFIQFSLPLNDLIGITAMLPKVLSDIVTETNTIYYPLCVLQAFLLHMYGGGILFILAAMSFDRYAAICMPLRYSSFMTPRVVVFIISLVWGVDFILIVSLFSLQTRLPRCKSVIMNVFCDNPSLLKLTCGNTTLNNIIGLFNTAVMQAVSVSIQAFSYVKILITCVVTRRSEAKMKAINTCVAQLLILIIFEIVGTFTILSHRFKNVSSDLQKIMGMLIFLVPPLLNPIVYGLYTSEIRNTLLGFLKNRVSL, encoded by the coding sequence atggacaacaaGTCTTTTGGGTTCAGCTATGAGTTAAGCCTCAACCCATTTGTTATTCCAGCTGGAGGAAAGtaccccattttttttttcggcattgcaatatattttttggctattttctgCAACCTGACCTTGTTGACTGTGATCATCCTGAAAAGAAACCTTCACAAGCCTATGTATTTCATCCAGTTTAGTCTTCCCCTCAATGATCTGATTGGCATAACTGCAATGCTCCCAAAGGTGCTTTCAGACATTGTTACTGAGACAAATACGATTTATTAtcctctctgtgttttacaAGCTTTCTTACTCCACATGTATGGGGGTGGAattttgtttattcttgcagCAATGTCTTTTGATCGCTATGCTGCCATCTGCATGCCATTACGCTATAGCTCTTTCATGACCCCCAGAGTTGTTGTTTTCATAATCTCTCTCGTTTGGGGTGTCGACTTTATCTTGATTGTATCACTGTTTTCTTTACAGACAAGGCTTCCCAGGTGCAAATCTGTGATCATGAATGTGTTCTGTGATAACCCGTCTCTACTCAAACTCACATGTGGAAACACAACACTTAACAACATCATAGGATTATTTAACACAGCTGTCATGCAGGCTGTGAGTGTGTCCATTCAGGCATTTTCCTATGTGAAGATTCTGATCACGTGTGTGGTCACAAGGAGGTCTGAGGCAAAGATGAAAGCTATCAACACGTGTGTTGCGCAGTTGCTCATATTAATCATATTTGAGATTGTGGGGACGTTCACAATTTTATCTCACAGGTTTAAAAATGTCTCATCTGACTTGCAAAAGATAATGGGCATGCTTATATTTCTCGTACCTCCGCTTCTGAATCCAATAGTATATGGGCTGTATACGAGTGAAATACGAAACACTCTTCTGGGATTCTTAAAAAACAGAGTATCTCTCTAA